One genomic segment of Novosphingobium sp. RL4 includes these proteins:
- a CDS encoding 3-keto-disaccharide hydrolase, producing the protein MKYIPIGVLMAGTILAGTLVHAEDKPGFRDTPILPGGNWHVHDPDRPAPPAVVPAAALGGAPSDAVVLFSGTSLDAWRGERGPWTVEKGVMTVPPRAQSGGENNLVTRQEFGDVQLHLEFRSPNPPQKSSQNRGNSGIWFMQRYEVQILDSFQNPTYADGAVGAVYAWKPPLVNPSRPPGEWQSYDIVFERPRFDANGGLQRPAYVTVLLNGVLVQNHQAMLGTTAWRKVAQYEAHGDKAPIQLQDHDSPVSFRNIWVRPLPEEAIAQDLKGAAR; encoded by the coding sequence ATGAAGTACATCCCGATCGGCGTGCTCATGGCGGGAACCATCCTGGCCGGTACGCTCGTTCACGCAGAGGACAAGCCGGGCTTCAGGGACACGCCGATCCTGCCGGGAGGCAACTGGCATGTCCACGATCCCGATCGGCCGGCTCCGCCCGCAGTCGTGCCCGCTGCCGCTTTGGGCGGCGCGCCGTCTGATGCCGTCGTCCTGTTCTCGGGCACTTCGCTCGATGCCTGGCGCGGCGAACGCGGTCCCTGGACTGTGGAGAAGGGCGTGATGACGGTCCCGCCCCGCGCCCAGAGCGGGGGCGAGAACAATCTCGTCACCCGGCAGGAATTCGGCGACGTGCAATTGCATCTCGAATTCCGCTCCCCCAACCCGCCGCAGAAGAGTTCCCAGAACCGCGGCAACAGCGGAATCTGGTTCATGCAGCGCTACGAGGTCCAGATTCTCGACAGCTTTCAAAACCCGACATACGCCGATGGCGCCGTGGGCGCGGTCTATGCGTGGAAGCCGCCGCTGGTTAACCCGTCCCGCCCGCCGGGAGAATGGCAAAGCTACGACATCGTGTTCGAGCGCCCGCGCTTCGATGCGAACGGCGGCCTGCAGCGCCCGGCCTATGTCACGGTGCTGCTGAACGGCGTTCTGGTGCAGAATCATCAGGCCATGCTGGGCACCACGGCATGGCGCAAGGTCGCGCAGTATGAAGCGCATGGCGACAAGGCCCCGATCCAGTTGCAGGATCACGATTCCCCCGTTTCCTTCCGCAACATCTGGGTACGCCCCCTGCCGGAAGAGGCCATCGCACAGGACCTGAAAGGGGCAGCACGATAA
- a CDS encoding hydroxypyruvate isomerase family protein, producing the protein MTMTRRTAIASGLVAAAVPAISAAAGTGGSNAARFSLGYAPHEGSFASRGGLLEQIAFAADQGFRAWEDNEARKRPVEQQEAMARALSQRGMTMGVFVASMPKWADFRPVLGSNDDADRDAFLADIRTSVEVAKRLGARHMTVVTGFMDRKVPEAIQTGRIIDCMRRAGDIVAPHGLTLVMEPLNTRTNHPGVFMQSIAQGYAVARGADSPGVKILADIYHEQIQSGNLIPTLDACWAEIGYIQFGDNPGRKEPGTGEINFANIVRWLRAHSYTGVIGMEHGNSVAGREGEDRLIAAYRAIDRP; encoded by the coding sequence ATGACGATGACGAGGCGCACGGCGATCGCCTCCGGACTGGTCGCGGCGGCAGTTCCGGCGATTTCGGCAGCCGCAGGCACAGGCGGATCGAACGCCGCCCGTTTCTCGCTCGGCTACGCCCCGCATGAAGGCAGCTTCGCCAGCCGGGGCGGCCTGCTGGAACAGATCGCCTTCGCAGCCGACCAGGGTTTCCGCGCCTGGGAGGACAACGAGGCGCGCAAGCGGCCGGTCGAACAACAGGAAGCCATGGCCCGCGCGCTTTCGCAGCGCGGGATGACCATGGGCGTCTTCGTCGCCAGCATGCCGAAGTGGGCCGATTTCCGGCCGGTACTGGGCAGCAACGACGATGCCGACCGGGACGCCTTCCTGGCCGATATCCGAACCTCCGTAGAGGTCGCAAAGCGGCTGGGTGCCCGGCACATGACGGTCGTTACCGGCTTCATGGACCGCAAGGTGCCGGAAGCCATCCAGACCGGGCGGATCATCGATTGCATGCGCCGCGCCGGAGACATAGTCGCGCCGCACGGGCTGACGCTGGTGATGGAGCCGCTCAATACGCGCACCAACCATCCCGGCGTCTTCATGCAGTCCATCGCCCAAGGCTATGCCGTCGCGCGCGGTGCCGACAGTCCGGGCGTCAAGATCCTGGCCGATATCTATCACGAGCAGATCCAGTCCGGGAACCTGATCCCGACGCTGGACGCCTGCTGGGCCGAGATCGGCTATATCCAGTTCGGCGACAATCCCGGCCGCAAGGAACCCGGAACCGGCGAAATCAACTTCGCCAACATCGTGCGCTGGCTGCGCGCCCATAGCTATACCGGCGTGATCGGCATGGAGCATGGCAACTCCGTAGCCGGGCGAGAGGGCGAAGACCGACTGATCGCCGCCTATCGGGCCATCGACAGACCATAA
- a CDS encoding MFS transporter, translated as MTGINRQRLFWLSVLALFTASMSASLRAAVASSLKGEWIDPIAPIAAGEMIGAALGSAFLGFSITVFVVSAVLDRVGIRRVLIGCGVAFLIGTSLIVSAGLFATGMAIYHLVWLGMLLSGIGWGFAEASINPLTARLYPEDTTHRLNVLHAWYPGGLIVGGLAGVFLAPLMPWQAIMALVYLPAIGVILIGATTRFPDPPAATGDRAMKDMMLEVVRRPSFFVWFGAMFLTASSELAPGQWIDVALSNRVGMRGILLLVYVSALMFVFRHFAGRIAGRLSNPGLLWMSSLLAAIGLFLLSQAQSPVSAIMASTVWGLGVCAMWPTMLASVAERYPRGDSWALGLVGSAGALASFFVLPRLGEMFDQAKVEIAGGPEAFTRLSGAALRAVEDAAASQSFARLTFVPLALLLVFGAIWLAERRAGRRTDRIAEGVA; from the coding sequence ATGACGGGCATAAACCGGCAAAGGCTATTCTGGCTGAGCGTTCTGGCGCTCTTCACCGCGTCGATGAGCGCATCCCTGCGCGCCGCGGTGGCGAGCAGCCTGAAAGGGGAGTGGATCGATCCCATCGCGCCGATCGCGGCGGGAGAAATGATCGGTGCGGCGCTCGGCTCCGCTTTCCTCGGCTTTTCCATCACCGTGTTCGTCGTCAGCGCCGTGCTGGACAGGGTGGGCATCCGCCGCGTCCTGATCGGCTGCGGGGTGGCCTTCCTGATCGGCACCTCGCTGATCGTAAGCGCGGGCCTGTTCGCCACCGGCATGGCCATCTATCATCTGGTCTGGCTGGGCATGTTGCTGAGCGGCATCGGCTGGGGCTTTGCCGAAGCCTCGATCAATCCGCTGACGGCGCGGCTCTATCCCGAAGACACGACCCATCGCCTGAACGTACTGCACGCGTGGTATCCGGGCGGATTGATCGTCGGCGGACTTGCAGGCGTGTTCCTGGCGCCGCTGATGCCCTGGCAGGCGATCATGGCGCTGGTCTATCTGCCTGCCATCGGCGTGATCCTGATTGGCGCGACGACCCGGTTTCCCGATCCTCCTGCGGCAACCGGCGACCGGGCGATGAAGGACATGATGCTGGAAGTCGTCCGCCGTCCCAGCTTCTTCGTCTGGTTCGGAGCCATGTTCCTCACCGCCTCCTCCGAACTGGCGCCCGGCCAGTGGATCGACGTTGCGCTCAGCAACCGGGTGGGGATGCGGGGCATCCTGCTGCTCGTCTACGTCAGCGCGCTGATGTTCGTGTTCCGCCATTTCGCCGGGCGGATCGCGGGCCGCCTGTCCAATCCCGGCCTGCTCTGGATGTCGAGCCTCCTTGCCGCGATCGGCCTGTTCCTGCTTTCGCAGGCCCAGTCACCGGTTTCCGCGATCATGGCTTCGACGGTCTGGGGCCTGGGCGTTTGCGCCATGTGGCCGACGATGCTGGCGTCCGTCGCCGAACGCTATCCGCGCGGCGACTCCTGGGCGCTGGGTCTGGTCGGATCGGCCGGCGCGCTGGCCAGCTTCTTCGTGCTGCCGCGCCTTGGCGAAATGTTCGATCAGGCGAAAGTCGAGATTGCGGGCGGGCCGGAAGCCTTCACACGGTTGAGCGGCGCCGCGCTGCGCGCCGTGGAAGATGCCGCAGCGTCCCAGTCGTTCGCCCGGCTGACTTTCGTGCCGCTGGCGCTGCTGCTGGTATTCGGCGCCATCTGGCTGGCCGAACGGCGCGCCGGGCGCCGAACGGATCGCATCGCGGAGGGCGTGGCATGA
- a CDS encoding sugar phosphate isomerase/epimerase family protein has product MRGPAVFLAQFMGDAPFDTLDNAARWMAEAGYKGIQVPSNDPRCMDLVLAAESQDYCDELTGRCREAGVEITELSTHLQGQLVAVHPAYDAAFDNFAPAELRGRPAERQAWAVDQLKLAAKASRRLGLTSHATFSGALAWPFVYPWPQRPAGLVEEAFAELGRRWRPILDAFDAEGVDLCYELHPGEDLHDGLTFERFLDAVGDHPRANILYDPSHFVLQAMDYLQFIDIYHDRIKMFHVKDAEFNPTGRAGVYGGYADWVDRPGRFRSLGDGQVDFTGIFSRLTQYGYEGWAVLEWECCLKHPEDGAREGAPFIEAHMIRRPERAFDDFAGGGDPANNRRWLGLT; this is encoded by the coding sequence ATGCGGGGTCCGGCGGTTTTCCTGGCGCAGTTCATGGGCGATGCCCCTTTCGACACTTTGGACAATGCGGCGCGGTGGATGGCCGAGGCCGGTTACAAGGGCATTCAGGTGCCCAGCAACGATCCCCGCTGCATGGATCTCGTCCTGGCTGCGGAAAGCCAGGATTATTGCGACGAACTGACCGGGCGCTGCCGGGAGGCAGGGGTCGAGATCACGGAACTGTCCACCCATCTGCAGGGCCAGCTGGTGGCCGTTCACCCCGCTTACGATGCGGCGTTCGACAATTTCGCTCCGGCCGAATTGCGCGGCCGGCCGGCCGAGCGGCAGGCCTGGGCTGTGGATCAACTGAAGCTGGCGGCCAAGGCCAGCCGCCGTCTGGGGCTGACTTCGCATGCGACCTTTTCCGGGGCGCTGGCCTGGCCCTTCGTCTATCCCTGGCCCCAGCGCCCTGCCGGACTGGTGGAGGAAGCCTTCGCGGAACTGGGCCGACGCTGGCGGCCGATCCTGGATGCCTTCGACGCGGAAGGTGTCGATCTCTGCTACGAACTGCATCCCGGCGAAGACCTGCACGACGGCCTGACCTTCGAGCGGTTCCTGGACGCGGTCGGCGATCATCCTCGCGCCAATATTCTCTACGACCCGAGCCATTTCGTGCTTCAGGCGATGGACTACCTCCAGTTCATCGACATCTATCATGACCGCATCAAGATGTTCCATGTGAAGGATGCGGAGTTCAATCCCACCGGACGGGCGGGCGTGTACGGGGGCTATGCCGACTGGGTCGATCGCCCCGGCCGCTTCCGTTCGCTGGGCGACGGCCAGGTCGACTTTACCGGCATTTTCTCGCGCCTGACCCAGTATGGATACGAAGGCTGGGCCGTGCTGGAATGGGAATGCTGCCTCAAGCATCCCGAAGACGGCGCGCGCGAAGGCGCGCCTTTCATCGAGGCGCACATGATCCGCAGGCCGGAACGGGCATTCGACGATTTCGCAGGAGGCGGAGACCCCGCCAACAATCGCCGCTGGTTGGGCCTGACCTGA
- a CDS encoding c-type cytochrome produces MTANLSLAAIAMAAAIPATPGMAQSVPAAFNTCRACHSVDKGGKNGVGPNLNGVAGRPAASVAGFNYSPALKGSKLRWDDQSLDAFLTAPTKKVPGTRMPIATPDPAKRAAIIAYLKTLK; encoded by the coding sequence ATGACAGCAAACCTCAGCCTGGCAGCTATCGCCATGGCGGCGGCAATTCCGGCCACGCCGGGCATGGCGCAGTCGGTGCCTGCCGCGTTCAACACATGCCGTGCCTGCCACAGCGTGGACAAAGGCGGCAAGAACGGCGTCGGCCCCAATCTGAACGGCGTTGCGGGCAGACCTGCGGCATCGGTGGCCGGGTTCAACTACTCGCCCGCACTCAAGGGTTCGAAGCTGCGTTGGGACGATCAAAGCCTCGATGCCTTCCTGACAGCACCGACCAAGAAAGTGCCCGGCACGCGCATGCCGATCGCCACTCCCGATCCGGCCAAGCGGGCCGCGATCATCGCTTATCTCAAAACCCTGAAATGA
- a CDS encoding Gfo/Idh/MocA family protein → MTTRPLRLAMVGGGEGAFIGAIHRAAAALDGDWRLVAGAFSSDADRNRRSGEMLAIAPDRTYASLEAMLLAEAALPVGVRVDAVAVVTPNHLHAPMAIAALDAGFHVFCEKPMALNLDEARLIAQAAARSGRQFGLAFTYSGYPLVEEARARVARGDFGKIRLVQVEYSQGWLSRPVDREGNKQAEWRTDPARAGLGGCLGDIGTHAFHLAEHVSGLRVQELCADLATHVPGRRLDDDVSVLLRLDGGARGILRATQVAAGDENGLSLRIHGELGGLEWNQMEPNTLTLRWLDRPAETVRAAGPGLAASTLHRLRTPAGHPEGYIEAFANLYRAFANRISDGADEPDGPDAFPSIEAGLRTMAFVETVISNDASDTKWTKLAT, encoded by the coding sequence ATGACGACAAGACCCCTGCGTCTCGCGATGGTCGGAGGCGGCGAAGGTGCTTTCATCGGCGCCATCCACCGGGCCGCCGCCGCACTCGACGGAGACTGGCGGCTTGTGGCCGGTGCGTTCAGCAGCGATGCGGATCGCAACCGCCGCTCCGGCGAAATGCTGGCGATCGCGCCGGACCGTACATATGCCTCGCTCGAAGCAATGCTTCTGGCGGAAGCGGCGCTGCCTGTCGGCGTGCGCGTGGATGCGGTGGCGGTCGTTACGCCCAACCATCTGCACGCCCCCATGGCGATCGCCGCGCTCGATGCGGGCTTCCATGTCTTCTGTGAAAAGCCGATGGCGCTCAATCTGGACGAGGCGCGTCTGATCGCGCAGGCGGCGGCGCGATCGGGTCGCCAGTTTGGCCTCGCCTTCACGTACAGCGGCTATCCCCTGGTCGAAGAGGCGCGTGCCCGCGTGGCGCGCGGCGATTTCGGCAAGATCCGGCTGGTGCAGGTCGAATACTCGCAAGGCTGGCTCAGCCGTCCGGTCGACCGGGAGGGCAACAAGCAGGCGGAATGGCGGACCGATCCCGCACGGGCCGGGCTTGGCGGGTGCCTCGGCGATATCGGCACGCACGCATTCCATCTGGCTGAACATGTTTCGGGGCTGCGGGTGCAGGAACTCTGCGCCGATCTTGCCACCCACGTTCCCGGAAGGCGGCTGGACGACGACGTCAGCGTGCTGTTGCGGCTGGACGGCGGGGCGCGCGGCATACTCAGGGCGACCCAGGTGGCCGCCGGCGACGAGAACGGGCTGAGCCTGCGCATCCATGGGGAACTCGGCGGTCTGGAATGGAACCAGATGGAACCCAATACACTGACCTTGCGCTGGCTGGACCGCCCGGCCGAAACCGTCCGCGCCGCCGGTCCGGGACTGGCGGCTTCAACCCTGCACCGGCTGCGCACCCCCGCAGGACATCCGGAAGGCTATATCGAAGCCTTCGCCAACCTCTATCGCGCCTTCGCCAACCGGATTTCGGACGGGGCCGACGAGCCCGACGGGCCAGACGCGTTCCCTTCGATCGAGGCCGGCTTGCGGACAATGGCCTTCGTAGAGACCGTCATCTCGAACGACGCATCCGATACGAAATGGACGAAACTTGCGACCTAG
- a CDS encoding response regulator, producing the protein MKPFKILIVEDNEGDVEMTQRALSTAQPPCSLTIAHDGLQALDLLRHEPGTPAPPIPQLILLDINMPRMDGKELLAAVKADDRLRHIPVVMFTSSESPTDIRECYERHASCYVVKPFNGRKYAEALHDVVTFWSTTSRLPN; encoded by the coding sequence ATGAAGCCGTTTAAGATCCTGATCGTGGAAGACAATGAGGGTGACGTGGAAATGACGCAGCGCGCACTGTCGACCGCGCAGCCCCCCTGCTCGCTCACCATCGCCCATGATGGCCTGCAAGCGCTAGACCTGCTTCGTCACGAGCCGGGCACGCCGGCCCCGCCGATCCCGCAGTTGATCCTGCTGGATATCAACATGCCCCGGATGGACGGCAAGGAACTGCTCGCCGCAGTCAAGGCGGACGATCGGCTGCGCCATATTCCCGTGGTGATGTTCACTTCTTCGGAATCCCCCACGGACATCCGCGAATGCTATGAACGCCACGCGAGCTGTTACGTGGTCAAGCCCTTCAACGGCCGCAAATATGCCGAGGCCCTGCACGACGTGGTGACGTTCTGGAGCACGACCAGCCGTCTGCCGAACTAG
- a CDS encoding sensor histidine kinase, with protein sequence MTTAILKSAPQQTGPVAIAEARPKILLVDDRWENLLATEKVLKPLEAEIFKATSGNEALSLVLRHDFAIVLLDVQMPEMDGFETAMLMQEHESMAGVPIIFVTAISKEDKYASKAAEIGAVDYIFKPINPDILKSKVKVYLDLYVQREQIMHLNAVLSQSNEELERFAYICSHDMQEPVRMMNAFAGLLADSSEHTLDEGGKRYLNFILDNARRMQKMISDILTFSRVGREDILLETVDFEAIVDEILSEFEDTIQQSGASVTYGSLPRVETSSTLARVLLQNLIGNALKFQNGSHPPEIAIAAARQGNLWRFSVRDNGIGIDENFRTRIFTIFQRLHRKEDYPGTGIGLSTCRKFIQLCGGDIDFSSVPGQGSTFYFTLPCKEVRNHEAV encoded by the coding sequence ATGACAACCGCGATCCTCAAGAGCGCACCGCAGCAGACCGGGCCGGTTGCCATTGCGGAGGCCCGCCCGAAGATCCTGCTGGTTGACGACCGCTGGGAGAACCTACTGGCCACAGAGAAGGTGCTGAAACCCCTTGAAGCGGAAATCTTCAAGGCGACATCGGGCAACGAGGCGCTTTCGCTGGTTCTGCGGCATGATTTTGCGATTGTCCTGCTCGACGTGCAGATGCCCGAGATGGACGGGTTCGAAACCGCCATGCTGATGCAGGAGCACGAAAGCATGGCGGGTGTGCCGATCATTTTCGTGACGGCGATCTCCAAGGAGGACAAGTACGCCTCGAAAGCCGCCGAGATCGGCGCGGTCGATTATATTTTCAAGCCGATCAATCCCGATATCCTGAAGAGCAAGGTCAAGGTCTACCTCGACCTTTATGTGCAACGCGAACAGATCATGCATCTGAACGCGGTCCTGTCCCAGTCTAACGAGGAACTGGAACGCTTCGCCTATATCTGCTCGCACGACATGCAGGAACCGGTGCGCATGATGAACGCCTTTGCCGGGTTGCTGGCCGACAGTTCGGAACATACCCTTGATGAAGGCGGCAAGCGGTATCTGAACTTCATTCTCGACAATGCGCGCCGCATGCAGAAGATGATAAGCGATATCCTGACGTTTTCACGCGTCGGCCGCGAGGACATTCTTCTGGAGACCGTGGATTTCGAAGCGATCGTGGATGAAATCCTGTCAGAGTTCGAAGACACCATCCAGCAGAGCGGCGCCAGCGTAACATATGGATCCCTGCCGAGAGTGGAAACCAGTTCCACGCTCGCCCGGGTTCTGCTCCAGAACCTTATCGGCAATGCCCTCAAGTTCCAGAATGGAAGCCACCCGCCGGAAATCGCCATCGCCGCCGCCAGGCAGGGCAATCTCTGGCGTTTCTCGGTCAGGGACAATGGCATCGGCATCGATGAGAACTTCCGCACGCGCATCTTCACCATCTTCCAGCGCCTGCATCGCAAGGAGGATTATCCCGGCACCGGCATCGGGCTGTCCACGTGCCGCAAGTTCATCCAGCTTTGCGGCGGCGATATCGATTTCAGCTCGGTGCCGGGCCAGGGCAGTACCTTTTACTTCACGCTCCCATGCAAGGAGGTCCGCAATCATGAAGCCGTTTAA
- a CDS encoding chemotaxis protein CheB: MAEPRYEAVVMGASAGGLQALKLLLSALPEQFDLRIAVVQHIDASSKGYLADILARDCRLAIIEAEDKSDFRRGTVHLAPAGYHLLIESDRSLSLSVDEKVNYCRPAIDPLFETAADAFGAGLIGVLLTGANKDGARGLQYIRSKGGHTIVQDPATAASPFMPRAALDAGPVDDITPLSDIAALLGRLVGQRTNSPS, encoded by the coding sequence ATGGCTGAACCACGTTACGAAGCTGTGGTCATGGGCGCGTCCGCCGGGGGGCTTCAGGCGCTGAAACTGCTGCTGTCGGCACTGCCGGAGCAGTTCGACCTGCGCATCGCGGTGGTCCAGCATATCGACGCCAGTTCGAAAGGCTATCTCGCCGATATCCTGGCAAGGGACTGCAGGCTTGCCATTATCGAGGCGGAAGACAAATCGGATTTCCGGCGCGGCACCGTGCATCTGGCTCCCGCCGGCTATCATTTGCTGATCGAATCCGATCGCAGCCTGAGCCTCTCCGTCGACGAGAAGGTCAATTACTGCCGTCCGGCGATCGATCCCCTTTTCGAAACGGCGGCCGATGCCTTCGGAGCGGGCCTGATCGGCGTATTGCTCACGGGCGCCAACAAGGACGGCGCGCGCGGTTTGCAATATATCCGCTCCAAGGGCGGGCACACCATCGTTCAGGACCCGGCGACAGCCGCCTCCCCCTTCATGCCGCGCGCCGCGCTGGATGCGGGGCCTGTGGACGACATTACCCCTTTGTCCGACATCGCCGCGCTGCTCGGCAGGCTTGTCGGCCAGCGGACGAACAGCCCCTCATAA
- a CDS encoding CheR family methyltransferase produces MTLAAAPFGSPADAAPEPGSAANASAPVPREDIESIEISLLLEAIRRRWSYDFTHYSHASLRRRLDQARRSAGLANFSELLARVLHDDGFFDRLLRYMSVTVTEMFRDPPCYRAMRERLIPVFKTFPFIKIWCAGCATGEEVYSLAILLHEEGYLERTRLYATDFNKNSLDIAEKGIYPERVMAGYAANYQQSGGRADFSDYYSSSYDFVRMKGFLRDRITFSYHNLVTDGIFGEMNLITCRNVLIYFDKTLQEQVLRLFTKSLRHGAYLCLGSKESLNFSEVKPLYEALDGRQKIYKKRGLVTHG; encoded by the coding sequence ATGACGCTGGCCGCCGCCCCCTTCGGATCACCCGCAGACGCCGCGCCGGAACCCGGTAGCGCGGCAAACGCATCCGCGCCCGTCCCGCGCGAGGATATCGAATCCATCGAGATTTCCCTGCTGCTCGAAGCCATCCGCCGCCGCTGGAGCTATGACTTCACGCATTATTCCCACGCCTCGCTTCGCCGCCGGCTCGATCAGGCGCGGCGTTCCGCCGGGCTTGCGAACTTCAGCGAGCTTCTCGCCCGCGTCCTGCATGACGATGGCTTCTTCGACCGGTTGCTGCGCTACATGTCAGTCACGGTCACGGAGATGTTTCGGGATCCGCCATGCTACCGGGCCATGCGCGAGCGTCTGATCCCGGTGTTCAAGACCTTTCCCTTCATCAAGATCTGGTGCGCGGGCTGCGCCACCGGCGAGGAGGTCTACTCGCTCGCCATCTTGCTGCACGAGGAAGGCTATCTCGAACGCACCCGCCTTTACGCCACGGACTTCAACAAGAACTCCCTCGATATCGCGGAAAAGGGTATCTACCCAGAACGTGTCATGGCCGGCTATGCCGCCAATTACCAACAATCGGGCGGACGCGCCGATTTCTCGGACTACTACAGTTCGAGCTACGATTTTGTGCGAATGAAGGGCTTCCTCCGCGACCGGATCACCTTCTCATACCATAACCTGGTGACTGACGGCATCTTCGGCGAGATGAACCTGATCACCTGCCGCAACGTACTGATATATTTCGACAAGACGCTTCAGGAACAGGTTCTGCGGCTGTTTACGAAATCGCTGCGCCACGGAGCCTACTTGTGCCTCGGTTCCAAGGAGAGCCTCAACTTCTCGGAGGTCAAACCTCTCTATGAGGCCCTGGACGGGCGCCAGAAGATCTACAAGAAACGCGGGCTGGTCACGCATGGCTGA